A single window of Nicotiana sylvestris chromosome 3, ASM39365v2, whole genome shotgun sequence DNA harbors:
- the LOC138888580 gene encoding uncharacterized protein — protein MAVDNYEQETPATITETSQTSSEDEFEEGISVPVTHPLYLVEISSEWLTEGGRRKNFEKNTERFDKVNGTRCYNLHKKIATITQGISFISVYYSKLKDLWDETEDLVPHPGCDWPKTKKFIEHLHKQKLYQFLMGLNDSYSQARSQILMIKHVPSVNQAFAMLISKESQRNVTGSAGILGSSPNATGGHYESTTLYSSKPDYKFKKKGGAGAYNAVAEYGSTSGSYNSLPELSSYTQSCGQPNSGSQMTTMQPRSIQPLQNNNHSTSMEQQPQHGGGSAFPFTKEQYDQIMQILNNNTVSSPSTSDNSPSPTS, from the exons ATGGCGGTTGACAATTATGAGCAGGAAACACCTGCAACTATAACTGAAACCTCTCAAACCTCATCGGAGGATGAATTTGAAGAAGGAATTTCAGTTCCAGTCACTCATCCTCTGTATTTG GTCGAAATAAGCTCGGAATGGTTGACTGAAGGTGGAAGAAGGAAAAATTTCGAGAAAAATACTG AGCGTTTTGACAAAGTAAATGGCACTAGATGCTACAACCTACACAAGAAAATTGCAACCATAACTCAAGGTATCTCCTTTATATCTGTGTACTATTCAAAACTCAAAGACCTATGGGATGAAACTGAAGATCTAGTTCCACATCCTGGTTGTGACTGGCCTAAAACTAAGAAATTTATTGAACATCTTCATAAACAAAAGTTGTATCAGTTCCTTATGGGCTTAAATGACTCATACTCACAAGCTCGTAGTCAAATCCTTATGATAAAACATGTTCCTTCTGTAAATCAAGCTTTTGCTATGTTAATAAGTAAGGAGAGTCAGAGAAATGTAACCGGATCAGCAGGAATCTTAGGGTCTTCACCTAATGCCACTGGTGGACACTATGAATCTACAACACTATACAGTTCTAAGCCTG ACTACAAGTTTAAGAAGAAAGGGGGAGCTGGTGCTTATAATGCAGTAGCTGAGTATGGATCAACTTCTGGTAGTTACAATTCACTACCTGAGCTAAGCTCATACACACAGTCCTGTGGACAGCCAAACTCTGGTTCACAGATGACTACTATGCAGCCAAGATCTATTCAACCTTTGCAAAACAACAATCACTCTACAAGTATGGAGCAACAACCACAACATGGAGGAGGTAGTGCATTTCCCTTCACCAAGGAACAATATGATCAAATCATGCAAATTCTGAACAACAACACAGTCAGCTCTCCTTCAACAAGCGACAACAGTCCTTCACCTACTTCTTAA